One Littorina saxatilis isolate snail1 linkage group LG1, US_GU_Lsax_2.0, whole genome shotgun sequence genomic window carries:
- the LOC138950487 gene encoding uncharacterized protein — MLPGCVSDGVLLSWSGHKTTAARDGHAPTNTVLHKTFNKLSKDLNFHDFKKERSLVVTLSYVPEGEDGVTKTSPCTRHQLQLMSSSVSSSVSSDTNLAQVTWQTLITTSVREGDTRPVVCVLVGGDTESLKTAVTAVSGNIPVIVMKGTGGFADLLAWLYHKATLDYERKRVHGKVQTV, encoded by the exons ATGTTACCGGGGTGTGTGTCAGATGGAGTGTTGCTGTCATGGAGCGGTCACAAGACAACAGCAGCACGTGATGGCCATGCACCAACTAACACAGTCCTGCACAAAACGTTCAACAAGCTGTCTAAAGACCTCAACTTCCACGACTTCAAGAAAGAGAGAAGTCTTGTGGTCACGCTGAGCTACGTGCCTGAG GGAGAGGATGGGGTGACCAAGACATCTCCCTGTACTCGTCATCAGCTACAGCTGATGTCATCGTCAGTGTCATCGTCAGTGTCATCGGACACAAACCTGGCCCAGGTCACGTGGCAGACCTTGATCACCACAA GTGTGAGGGAGGGGGACACGAGgccggtggtgtgtgtgttggtgggggGAGACACAGAGTCTCTCAAGACAGCGGTCACTGCAGTCAGCGGCAACATCCCTGTCATCGTCATGAAG GGAACTGGAGGCTTTGCAGACCTTCTGGCCTGGCTTTACCACAAGGCCACACTGGACTACGAAAGAAAGCGTGTGCATGGGAAGGTGCAAACAGTGTAA